The following are from one region of the Apostichopus japonicus isolate 1M-3 chromosome 17, ASM3797524v1, whole genome shotgun sequence genome:
- the LOC139984614 gene encoding exonuclease 3'-5' domain-containing protein 2-like: MALTNYRGFYVAVAVVTATAGMAVVIFLSNRKRRAKNSDHRKVPFLEVFRSQEILVIEDGEQSKPILARLISDTEEQKVLGMDCEWTTSDHSQKANPVALLQLATPKGLCVLFRLCKIRGHQELQGLGKLLNDRSILKVGVGILSDAKKLAQDYGFSTKGCIDLRHLALRHLPRGHSVTGGSLAELARVCLNYDLDKLSGIRCSNWDSHDFTPEQVRYAAMDACVGLAIFYELVTSKLPGGSHGEVDWWSVSALCQGLVDAKFKGTFMSHICNDKNHNAKGKKKKEAQTLEQLREKPLSKVYVARKEPLYDNCKLVSPDGTLLCTCDRGKAEWYVNKDIGKIVTEDPLVVQLKFEPRGIPGPDREYYLQEKSNMCVVCGRTDSYIRKNIVPHEYRRHFPDYLKKHSSHDILLLCVECHQCSWTFDSTLRYKLAEEYDAPINNLSNAPTKEDPVKAKVKSSAKALLRHKINGNLPVQRRYELENTVKKHFDASIVDQEMLQSAANMDTRVSNELFEMTHGEKVVGATSREADGFAKFEKRWRVHFLSTMQPRFMPDLWSVDHKHESQVAKREIATSLKN, from the exons ATGGCATTGACCAATTACAGAGGCTTCTACGTGGCCGTTGCTGTGGTAACAGCAACGGCAGGTATGGCTGTAGTGATATTCCTCTCCAACAGAAAGAGACGTGCTAAGAACTCAGATCACAGGAAGGTGCCGTTTTTGGAAGTTTTCAGAAGTCAAGAGATTTTAGTTATTGAAGATGGGGAACAATCCAAACCCATCTTGGCTAGACTTATAAGTGATACAGAAGAACAGAAG GTTCTTGGTATGGACTGTGAGTGGACTACATCTGATCACAGCCAGAAAGCAAATCCAGTGGCCTTGTTACAACTCGCTACACCCAAAGGTCTCTGCGTATTATTTAGACTCTGCAAGATCAGGGGACACCAAGAACTGCAGGGACTTGGAAAACTTTTAAATGACAGAAG CATCTTGAAAGTCGGTGTCGGGATTCTATCAGATGCAAAGAAGCTGGCACAAGATTACGGTTTCTCTACCAAAGGGTGCATCGATCTACGACACCTTGCGCTTAGACATCTTCCGAGGGGTCACAGCGTCACTGGAGGAAGTTTAGCAGAACTGGCCAGAGTCTGTTTGAATTACGACCTTGATAAATTGTCCGGTATCAGATGCAGCAATTGGGATAGTCATGATTTTACCCCAGAGCAGGTTCGATATGCAGCCATGGATGCCTGCGTGGGTCTTGCGATATTTTACGAGCTCGTCACGAGTAAGTTACCAGGAGGAAGCCATGGCGAGGTAGATTGGTGGAGTGTTTCGGCTCTCTGCCAGGGTCTGGTGGATGCCAAATTTAAGGGGACCTTCATGTCCCATATATGTAATGACAAAAACCACAATGCCAAGggcaagaagaagaaagaagctCAAACTCTGGAGCAACTTCGAGAGAAACCGTTGAGTAAAGTTTACGTCGCACGTAAGGAACCGTTATACGACAATTGCAAACTCGTCTCACCAGATGGCACCCTGCTTTGTACCTGCGATCGTGGTAAAGCGGAGTGGTACGTCAATAAAGACATCGGGAAAATTGTCACGGAAGACCCTCTCGTCGTACAACTGAAGTTTGAACCAAGAGGCATCCCTGGTCCAGATAGGGAATATTACCTACAGGAGAAGAGCAACATGTGTGTGGTCTGTGGTAGGACGGATTCCTACATCAGAAAAAATATAGTTCCTCACGAGTATCGCAG gCATTTTCCAGATTACTTGAAGAAACATTCCTCGCACGATATTCTCTTACTGTGTGTCGAGTGCCACCAGTGTAGTTGGACCTTCGACAGCACACTACGCTATAAATTAGCAGAGGAGTACGATGCCCCCATCAACAACTTGTCGAACGCTCCCACAAAAGAAGACCCGGTCAAAGCAAAGGTCAAATCGTCAGCTAAGGCTCTGTTGAGGCACAAGATAAACGGCAATCTGCCTGTTCAGAGAAGGTACGAACTCGAAAATACGGTGAAAAAACACTTCGATGCGTCTATTGTCGATCAGGAGATGTTGCAATCTGCTGCGAATATGGATACCAGAGTCAGCAACGAACTCTTCGAGATGACCCATGGAGAAAAGGTCGTCGGGGCAACCAGTCGAGAGGCGGATGGCTtcgcaaaatttgaaaagagatGGAGGGTTCATTTTTTATCTACTATGCAACCGAGATTCATGCCTGACCTATGGTCGGTGGACCACAAGCACGAAAGCCAAGTTGCTAAAAGGGAAATTGCAACATCATTGAAGAATTAG